The Vannielia litorea genome segment TGCTCACGCTCCGTGGCCTCTGCGGCGAGGTCGCGGGCGGTGGCAAGGGCGGCGCGGGCCTCGCCCATCCGCCCCTCCATCATCCGGGCGCGGCCGAGTGCGGCATGGCCGGCGGCAAAGCGTGGGTCAGCCTCGATTGCGGCCTCGAAACAGGCCGAGGCGCCATAGCCTGCGGAGAGAAAGAGGTGAACGCCCGCGTCATATTGCGCCACGGCCTCTGGCACGGCGGTGCTCAGCGGGTTGCCGTAGTGATCGTGCTGCATAGGGCGCTCCGGGCCGGGGACGGATGCCCCCGAGCCTAGACGCTCAGTGCCCGATCAGTCGAGCCCGGTCAGTCGAGGAAGTCTTCGGCGCGGAAGCGGCCGAGGTTGCCCAGAAGCTGACGCAGGAAGCTCACACCCTTGATGTTGCTGTCGGTCACGCGGCGCGACAGGGCGACCACGTTGCCGTCGCGCAGGGTGAAGCGCTCAATGTTGCTCACGCGGCCAGACGGGTCGAAGGAGATCGCCAGAAGCTGACGGTCCACGAACTCCGGCTCGCGCGGGCCCCATGTGCGGGTGCGGGCGGAAATGTAATAGAAGCCGGATTCGCGCTGCACGCCGTAGCCTGCGGGCGAACCCACGGCCTCGACCACGCTTTCGCGGGTGTCCACGCCAACCTGGATTTGCGCAAGGTCCGCATCGGACGGTGTATAGCCGTGGTTGCGCATGCGCGCCGTGCAGGCAGCCAGCGACAGAACCAGCGCCAGCAGCATCAGCCCTTTCGCTGCGCCAGGGCCTGCCCTCCTCAAAGCCGCCATCTTCCCCTCGTGCCTCAGTTTCTTTTGTCTGGTAATCGGCTTACAGAAGGATCGAGGTTACATCAAGAAAGGAAGCGCATGACGGCAGGAGCTGACGCCCGGGTGATCCGGCTCGCGGATCTGACGGTAAAGCGCCCGACAGGGTTTGATCTGGAGCCCGGCGCGGAGGACCTGGGGCGGCTGGCCGATGAGCTGGGCCTGCTGGCGCTGCGCAAGCTGCGCTTTTCGGGCACGCTGAGCCCGGTGGGCAAGCGCGATTGGCGGCTGGAGGCCGACCTTGGCGCGACCGTGGTGCAGCCCTGCGTGGTCACGTTGGATCCGGTGACGACACGGATAGAGGAGAAGGTGCGCCGCCGTTACATGGCGGAGTTCTCCTTTCCGGAAGAGGAAGAAGCGGAGATGCCCGAGGATGATGAGGCCGAGCCGCTGCCCGCCAGCCTCGATCTGGCCGAGGTGATGCAGGAGGCGCTGGCCCTTGCCCTGCCCGCCTTTCCACGCGCCGAGGGCGTTGAGCTGGGCGAGGCGGTGTTTACCGAGCCGGGCGCGGAGCCGATGACCGAGGAGAAGGTGAAGCCCTTTGCCGGGCTGGCCGATCTGAAGAAACGGATGGAAGAGTAGCCGCCCGGCGCCAGAGGCGAGTCTGCTGAGTTTGACGGCTTGAAAAGGCAGCGGGCGTGCGCCCTGCCCCGCCCCGTGTTGCAGGCTCAAACTCCGGGCTTGCGTTTGTGGAAAAGTTTCGTATTTTGCCGCCTCCTCGCGGATCGGCGCTTGATCGGTGCTGCGGGGCGGCGTATGACGCGCCGGACGAGATTCCCGAAGACGCCGGGGCCGCGCGAGGCGTGCCCTGCCCAGACCCGAGGTTGTGACATGGCTGTCCCTCAGAATAAGATCACCAAGTCGCGCCGCAACATGCGCCGTTCGCATGATGCGCTGGTGGCTGACAATCCCGCCGAGTGCTCCAACTGCGGCGAGCTGAAGCGCCCCCACCACGTGTGCGGCGCCTGCGGCCACTACGACGACAAGGAAATCGTCGCTGCTGCCGACGAGATCGACTTCGACGAAGACGCTGCTTGAGTTTGATTGATCGCGCGTGCGGACATGAGTGACGCCGCCGACATCCAAGCTCCAAAGCTCCCGGCCCTTTCGGGCCGGGTTGTCATTTCTGTCGATGCGATGGGCGGCGATGCAGGCCCGGCTGCCGTGGTGGCCGGGATCGCGAAGTCTGCTGCCAAGAATCCCGATATTGCCTTCATCCTGCACGGCCCTGCCGCCGAGCTGCGCCCGCTGGTGGAAAAGCGAAAGCTGGCCAGCCGCGTGGTGATCCGCGATGCGAGCGGCGTGGTGAAGATGGATGACAAGCCGAGCCAGGTCATGCGGCACGGCAAGGACACCTCGATGTGGGCCACGATCCAGGCCGTCGAGAAGGGCGAGGCCTCGGTGGCGGTGAGCTGCGGCAATACCGGGGCGCTGATGGCCGTGAGCATGCTCCGGCTGCGCAAGATCGAGGGCGTGAACCGCCCGGCCATCGCCTGCCTCTGGCCCTCGCGCAACCCGCAGGGCTTCAACATCATGCTCGACGTCGGCGCCGATATTCGCGCCGACCAGCAGGACCTGCTGCAATACGCTCTGATGGGCATGAGTTACGCCCGCAACGGCATGGGGCTGAAGCGCCCGCGCGTGGGCCTGCTGAACGTGGGCACCGAAGAGCACAAGGGCCGCGCCGAACTGAAGGTGGCCCATGACATGATTCAGGATGCCGCCGCGAAAAACGATTTCGACTTTGTCGGTTTCGTCGAGGGCGGCGACATTCCGAGCGACCGGGTCGATGTGATCGTGACCGATGGCTTCACCGGCAATATCGCGCTGAAGACCGGCGAGGGCACTGCCAAGCTGATTGGCCAGTTCCTCCGCGAGGCCTTCAAGCACACGCCGCTGAGCCGCCTTGCCGCCCTGCTCGCGCTCACCTCGCTGAAGCGCCTGAACAAGCGGATCGACCCGCGCCGCGTGAATGGCGGGGTCTTCCTTGGGCTCAACGGCACCGTGGTCAAGAGCCATGGCGGGGCCGATGCCACCGGGGTTTCGGCGGCGATCAAACTGGCCTTCACTCTCGCCCAGTCGCGCTTCAGTGAGCGGCTGGCGGCGCGCCTTGCATCGGTGGGCCACGCGGGGCAGGATGCGCCGGATAACGAATGATTGCGGGCGCACTGCGCCTTGCACAACGAATGAGAAGAGGCATCTGAGAGCATGGTGGTGCGAGCCGTTGTGAGAGGCGTCGGGCATTATCTGCCCGAGCGTGTGGTGCCTAATGCATGGTTCGAGGACCGGCTGGACACCTCCAACGAATGGATCGTGTCGCGCTCCGGCATCGAGCGCCGCCACTTTGCCGCGCCGGGCGAGACCACCAGCCAGATGGCCGCCCATGCCGCCCGCAATGCGCTGGCGCAGGCCGGGTTGGAGCCATCGGATATCGACGCCGTCGTGGTCGCCACCTCCTCCCCCGATTTCACCTTCCCCTCCGCCGCAACGATGGTGCAGGCCGAACTGGGCATGGAGGGCGGATTTGCCTTTGATATTCAGGCGGTGTGCGCCGGGTTCGTCTATGCGCTCTCGAACGCGCAGGGGCTGATCCTCGGCGGACAGGCCAAGCGGGTGCTGGTGATCGGCGCCGAGACCTTCAGCCGCCTGCTCGACATGGAGGACCGCGCCACCTGCGTGCTGTTCGGCGATGGCGCGGGCGCGCTGGTGCTGGAGGCTGCCGAGGGCGAGGGCACGGTAGAGGACCGGGGCATCTTGGCCACCGATCTCAACTCCGATGGCCGCTACCGCGAGCTGCTTTATGTTGATGGCGGGGTCTCGACCACGCGGACCACGGGCTTTTTGCGGATGGAGGGTAAGGAGGTGTTCCGCCATGCCGTCGAGAAGCTGGCCGCCACCGCCCATACCGCGCTGGAAAAGGCCGGGCTGAGCGACGAGAACGTGGACTGGCTGGTGCCGCATCAGGCCAACCTGCGGATCATCACCGCCACTGCCAAGAAGATGGGCCTGCCGATGGAAAAGGTCGTGGTGACCGTTCAGGACCACGGCAACACCTCTGCCGCCTCGATCCCGCTGGCGCTCTCGGTCGGTGTGGCCGAGGGCAAGATCCAGCCCGGGCAGATCGTGGTCTGCGAAGCGATCGGCGGCGGCCTCGCCTGGGGTGCGGTGGTGCTGCGCTGGTAGCAGCGGCGCAGGCCGACTCACCCCGTGGAAGACCCGGCGCAGGGCATGCTCCGGCAGGCACCCGCCCACCAAACCGCCCACGAACCCCGCGCCAACGGCCAAAACCGGTGAATAAACAGCACCTTCCAAGCCGCTGTTATTGACTCGGAAATTCCCCTGCCCCATCCTCACCCGAAACCAATGGGGGACAGCACATGGCCGGCAAGACGTTGACGCGGATGGATCTGAGTGAGGCGGTGTTCCGTGAGGTGGGCCTGAGCCGCAATGAAAGCGCCCAGCTGGTGGAGACGGTGCTGAACCACATGTCCGACGCGCTGGTGAAGGGCGAGAGCGTGAAGATCTCTTCCTTCGGCACCTTCTCGGTGCGCGAGAAGGCCGCCCGCGTGGGCCGCAACCCCAAGACCGGACAAGAAGTGCCGATCAGCCCCCGCCGGGTGCTGACCTTCCGCCCCAGCCATCTGATGAAGGACCGGGTTGCGGACGGCAACCGCAAGTGACCCTGCCGCAGATGCGGGGCGCGTGACGAGGGACGAGAGCAAGGGATAACCGATGGGTAAAGCGCCAGACGCCTTTCGCACCATCTCTGAAGTGGCCGACTGGCTGGGCGTGCAGACCCATGTTCTGCGCTTCTGGGAAAGCAAGTTCACACAGGTGAAACCGCTGAAGCGGGCCGGTGGGCGGCGGTATTACCGCCCCGCCGATATGGAGCTGTTGGGCGGTATCCGAAAGCTGCTGCATGAGGACGGGCTGACCATCAAGGGCGCCCAGAAGTTCATCCGCGAGAACGGGGTGAAGGCGGTGGCCGAGTTGTCGCCGCCGGTCGAGGACGAGGGCGATTTGCCCGCCGGTGTTCCGACCGAGGCGGCGGCTGCGATGATGCCCGAGGCGGAGGCCGAGGTGCATGTGCATGCGGTTGAAACGCAGGATACACCCGAGGCTCCGGTTGATGTGACCGGCGAGGCCCCTGCCCCCGCCGTTGAGCCGGAACCCGAGGGATACTTTGACGCCGTCGATGTGACAGGCGAGGACGCTGCGCCCGCGGTGCAGCCTGAGCCGGAGGGATATTTCGACGCGGTGGATGTCTCTGCCGAAGAGACAGCGCCTGCTGCAGAGCCGGAGATTTCGGAGACGGTGGACGTGACCGGCGAGGCTCCTGCACCAGCGGCAGAACCCGAGCCGGAAGGCTATTTCGATGCGGTCGATGTAACCGGCGAGGAACCTGCGCCTGCGGCTGAGCCGGAAAGCGAAGCGGCGGAAGTTGCGAATCTCTTTGACGACGAGCCAGAAGACCCTGCTGACGACGTGAGCACACCGGCGGCGGAGAGCGACGAGGATGAGGAATTGGCGCTGCCGAGCTTCATCCGCAAGCCGATGGACGGGCAGGAAACCACCGTGCCGCCGCTCACCCCCGGCCCGCTGCCGCTTGGCGAAGAGGACCGCGTGGGCGAAGCTGCGCCGGAGGAAATTGACAGCCGGTTTGCGGGTGTGGGTGCGGGCGAAGTGCCCGACCGTGCGCCCAAACCCGAGGCGGAAGAGCCTGCCAACGCGCCGGTGGATTTTGTCGCCGCCGTCGCGCCGGACCCCGAGATGCCCCTGCCCCAGCAGATCACCGCGAGCGATGAGGCCGCGCTGGATGCCGCCGCCCTGCGACCGCTCTACGACCGTTTGCTGGCGCTGCGGGCGCGGATGGGGTGAGCGGCTGGTGCGGCGCGAAAATCGGCGCTGATCTCCCCTTGCATGGGCGGCAGAATCGTCTAAAAAGCCCGGACGTCGGGCTATGGCGCAGTCTGGTAGCGCGTCCGTCTGGGGGACGGAAGGTCGTAGGTTCAAGTCCTGCTAGCCCGACCAACAGTTTCATGAACGCCCGCACCCGAAAGGGTCGCGGGCGTTTGCTTTGACGGGGGTGCGCAAGCCATGAGCGAGACCACGGGCGTTCTGCCGGGGCAGGCGGTTTCGGCGATGATCGAACGGGGCAGCCTGCGCG includes the following:
- a CDS encoding MerR family transcriptional regulator; amino-acid sequence: MGKAPDAFRTISEVADWLGVQTHVLRFWESKFTQVKPLKRAGGRRYYRPADMELLGGIRKLLHEDGLTIKGAQKFIRENGVKAVAELSPPVEDEGDLPAGVPTEAAAAMMPEAEAEVHVHAVETQDTPEAPVDVTGEAPAPAVEPEPEGYFDAVDVTGEDAAPAVQPEPEGYFDAVDVSAEETAPAAEPEISETVDVTGEAPAPAAEPEPEGYFDAVDVTGEEPAPAAEPESEAAEVANLFDDEPEDPADDVSTPAAESDEDEELALPSFIRKPMDGQETTVPPLTPGPLPLGEEDRVGEAAPEEIDSRFAGVGAGEVPDRAPKPEAEEPANAPVDFVAAVAPDPEMPLPQQITASDEAALDAAALRPLYDRLLALRARMG
- a CDS encoding YceD family protein, whose product is MTAGADARVIRLADLTVKRPTGFDLEPGAEDLGRLADELGLLALRKLRFSGTLSPVGKRDWRLEADLGATVVQPCVVTLDPVTTRIEEKVRRRYMAEFSFPEEEEAEMPEDDEAEPLPASLDLAEVMQEALALALPAFPRAEGVELGEAVFTEPGAEPMTEEKVKPFAGLADLKKRMEE
- a CDS encoding outer membrane protein assembly factor BamE, translating into MLLALVLSLAACTARMRNHGYTPSDADLAQIQVGVDTRESVVEAVGSPAGYGVQRESGFYYISARTRTWGPREPEFVDRQLLAISFDPSGRVSNIERFTLRDGNVVALSRRVTDSNIKGVSFLRQLLGNLGRFRAEDFLD
- a CDS encoding beta-ketoacyl-ACP synthase III, producing the protein MVVRAVVRGVGHYLPERVVPNAWFEDRLDTSNEWIVSRSGIERRHFAAPGETTSQMAAHAARNALAQAGLEPSDIDAVVVATSSPDFTFPSAATMVQAELGMEGGFAFDIQAVCAGFVYALSNAQGLILGGQAKRVLVIGAETFSRLLDMEDRATCVLFGDGAGALVLEAAEGEGTVEDRGILATDLNSDGRYRELLYVDGGVSTTRTTGFLRMEGKEVFRHAVEKLAATAHTALEKAGLSDENVDWLVPHQANLRIITATAKKMGLPMEKVVVTVQDHGNTSAASIPLALSVGVAEGKIQPGQIVVCEAIGGGLAWGAVVLRW
- the plsX gene encoding phosphate acyltransferase PlsX, whose product is MSDAADIQAPKLPALSGRVVISVDAMGGDAGPAAVVAGIAKSAAKNPDIAFILHGPAAELRPLVEKRKLASRVVIRDASGVVKMDDKPSQVMRHGKDTSMWATIQAVEKGEASVAVSCGNTGALMAVSMLRLRKIEGVNRPAIACLWPSRNPQGFNIMLDVGADIRADQQDLLQYALMGMSYARNGMGLKRPRVGLLNVGTEEHKGRAELKVAHDMIQDAAAKNDFDFVGFVEGGDIPSDRVDVIVTDGFTGNIALKTGEGTAKLIGQFLREAFKHTPLSRLAALLALTSLKRLNKRIDPRRVNGGVFLGLNGTVVKSHGGADATGVSAAIKLAFTLAQSRFSERLAARLASVGHAGQDAPDNE
- the ihfA gene encoding integration host factor subunit alpha, with product MAGKTLTRMDLSEAVFREVGLSRNESAQLVETVLNHMSDALVKGESVKISSFGTFSVREKAARVGRNPKTGQEVPISPRRVLTFRPSHLMKDRVADGNRK
- the rpmF gene encoding 50S ribosomal protein L32, producing MAVPQNKITKSRRNMRRSHDALVADNPAECSNCGELKRPHHVCGACGHYDDKEIVAAADEIDFDEDAA